The genomic window ATTATCTGGACTCAAACTATTGAAGGTAGTATTGCTTATTATACTTCTGGCAGATTAGGAATGTCGGAGAAAGCAGCTGCAGGTGAGGCTATTGAAAATCTGGCAAGAAATATTGTAAGTGAAATTGTTAATTTTTGGTAGAACTGGTTTTTTCTATTTCTTCGCTTTTCTTGGATTTAGATTCTTCTTTGTTTGACTTAGTCCCTTTAGTACCTTCAGATTGAACAGATATGTATTCATTCACTTTTCGCATTATCACGGATTTTTTTCTACGAGCAGTGTTCTTCTTAAGAATTCCCTTAGTTGTAGCTTTGTCTATCAAAGAAATGGATCTACTTATTGGTTTTTGCAGGTCTGCTGCGCTTGCTTTTTTATCTATAAGTTGATCAACATTCTTTACAGCAGCTTTAATAGTTGTCTTTGTTGCTCTATTTTTTTTGTATCTTTTTTTATTAGTTCTTACTCTCTTAACGGCTGACTTATGTCTCTGCATGTGCACAATCTCCTTATGTATGTTTGAG from bacterium includes these protein-coding regions:
- the rpsT gene encoding 30S ribosomal protein S20, which encodes MQRHKSAVKRVRTNKKRYKKNRATKTTIKAAVKNVDQLIDKKASAADLQKPISRSISLIDKATTKGILKKNTARRKKSVIMRKVNEYISVQSEGTKGTKSNKEESKSKKSEEIEKTSSTKN